One window of Channa argus isolate prfri chromosome 4, Channa argus male v1.0, whole genome shotgun sequence genomic DNA carries:
- the avpr1aa gene encoding arginine vasopressin receptor 1Aa, with translation MHTPDYALHLNEANRSVVFSPAHDITMGNDTVHPNGSDPFARNEDVAQIEIMVLSITFVVAVIGNVSVLLAMYNTKKKMSRMHLFIKHLSLADLVVAFFQVLPQLCWKITFRFYGPDFLCRIVKHFQVMGMFASTYMMVMMTVDRYIAICHPLKTLQQPTERSYIMIVSTWICSLVLSTPQYSIFSLSEIKNGSGVYDCWANFIEPWGAKAYITWITVGIFLVPVVILMMCYGFICYSIWKNIKYKKKKTMAGAVSKNGLVGKISVSSITTISRAKLRTVKMTFVIVLAYVLCWTPFFTVQMWSVWDKKFQWADSESTAVTLSALLASLNSCCNPWIYMIFSGHLLHDFVHCFPCCHKTKTDTKKDDSDSSIRRTTLLTKVTNRSPTGSTGNWRELDNSPKTSIQVE, from the exons ATGCACACTCCTGATTACGCGCTTCACTTGAACGAAGCGAACAGGTCTGTTGTTTTCAGTCCTGCTCATGACATAACAATGGGAAACGACACCGTCCACCCGAACGGGTCCGATCCGTTTGCGAGAAACGAGGATGTAGCCCAGATCGAGATTATGGTCCTGAGCATCACCTTCGTGGTTGCTGTCATTGGGAACGTGAGCGTCCTGCTGGCAATGTACAACACCAAGAAGAAGATGTCACGCATGCACCTCTTCATCAAACACCTCAGCCTGGCTGACCTGGTGGTCGCCTTCTTCCAGGTGCTGCCCCAGCTCTGCTGGAAGATCACTTTCCGCTTCTATGGACCCGACTTTCTTTGCAGGATAGTCAAGCACTTCCAGGTGATGGGGATGTTTGCGTCCACATacatgatggtgatgatgaccGTGGACCGTTACATCGCCATCTGCCACCCCCTGAAAACCCTCCAGCAGCCCACCGAGCGCTCCTACATCATGATCGTCTCCACGTGGATATGCAGCCTGGTGCTCAGCACTCCGCAGTACTCCATCTTCTCCCTGAGCGAGATTAAGAACGGCTCGGGGGTTTATGACTGCTGGGCGAACTTTATCGAGCCCTGGGGCGCCAAGGCGTACATCACCTGGATAACCGTAGGCATCTTCCTCGTGCCGGTGGTAATTCTCATGATGTGCTACGGGTTCATCTGTTACAGCATATGgaaaaatatcaaatacaagaaaaagaaaacgatGGCTGGAGCCGTGAGCAAGAATGGGTTGGTTGGGAAGATTTCCGTCAGCAGCATCACGACGATCTCAAGAGCCAAGCTGAGGACCGTTAAAATGACTTTTGTAATAGTTTTGGCCTACGTGCTTTGCTGGACGCCGTTTTTCACAGTGCAGATGTGGTCTGTGTGGGACAAAAAATTCCAGTGGGCCG ATTCTGAGAGCACAGCGGTGACTCTGTCTGCGCTGCTTGCCAGTCTCAACAGCTGCTGTAACCCATGGATATACATGATCTTCAGTGGCCACCTCCTCCACGATTTTGTGCATTGCTTCCCTTGCTgccacaaaaccaaaactgaCACTAAGAAAGACGACTCAGACAGCAGCATCCGTAGAACAACGTTGTTAACTAAGGTGACCAATCGGAGCCCCACAGGAAGCACTGGCAACTGGCGAGAGCTGGACAATTCACCCAAAACGTCCATTCAGGTGGAGTAA